The sequence CCTAAGAACTACCTTGTTATAAAACCTCATTTGTTCGAAGCATTGTGAGTGTTCGTATCGTTGTATGCCCCcaccagacacacacacacacacacacacacacacacacacacacacacacacacacacacacacacacacacacaacaaggCTCGTGtcattttctgtcaaaattcTGTCAGCGAAATCCACACGCCGCTATAAAGCCTGATTTCGATCGCAAtcttgtgtctgtgtttgtatcgTCGTGACGAAAATATTTCCCCAAAACAATCGTCCTTCTCTCCACAATATTGCTAGTGTGTCCGACGACAACTTCTGTCAAAAATCTGTCAGAGAAATCTGCACGTAATTTTAGGTCCTGATTTCAATTGAAATCTTGTCTGTACTCGTATCATTGTAACAAAGCAACCCCACTCTCAAATATGGCTCGTGACAGACGACATTTTCTGTCAGAAATCTGTCAGCGAATTCTACCCACCGTCCTTCACACTCTCAGTAATGAACAACAAGAGCCCGCCTTTTTGACGCAAACCGCCATTTGTTACACACCCGAAAATCACTAAACACACTTTCATTTACTGACAACAGTTCCCTTTTAGATGACATCTAGGTTAGAAATACAATCTTTGGTAGCCTTTATGCGCCAATGTTTGTTGTTGCGTCCGCACGACATTTGAGAGTGTCGCCACACTGTGACATGTACACAGTATCGGTCTATGACGTAACTTTACGCTAAAATGGCATGATTTTTCCAACAAAGACATACCAAACTATGTGTTATGACAGTCACTGCTatacattatgataataatgtGTTAACAATTTCATTGAGATAAGGAAtggtacaaaacaaaatggaCAACACACTTTAGAAAACGATTGCATACTTCCTTCTTCGCCCCATTCAAGGTGACTATATCACTGAACCTAGCGTTAAAATTACACACCGTCATTTCTGTCAGCAAGTTTTCTAAAAGCCTTGTATATACTGTCGGCTTAAGTGCGCTCTATACCCCGGGAAACAAAAATATTATAAAAACAGTGGTGTACAAGCGGCTTTAGTTGATTTAGTAAAGCGACTCTTTTTTGTACAATGGCAACACAAGGTTTTATGTGTTCAATGTGTTTTTAAGGTTTCTACAGTGACTTTATATATATGGCAATTTTACTGACAACCAAATGAAAGGGTATCCATGTGATTCGAAAGGACCCAGTACACCAGAAAAAGAAAGTTATTAGGTATATTTAAGTATTACCTATCAATATGTCAAAGCAGGTCAAAACGCCgctgttgtattatttttttcgtcacgttttcaaatttgtttttgaaCTTGAATCTATTGGTGTCATAAATCTAAAACGCAACTAAAAGCGGTCGAAGTTTTTATACGTTGTATTGTGGAGTAAAGTCCAACAAAGTACATAGATCAGCCTTAGAACCCTTCCTCGCGGAAGTTGTCGATGAATTTAGTCTTTTAGAAGGAAGAATTTTGGTAGATTTTTCAATGACCATGTAGCATTATAAAGTAGTGATAGTTTCTCAATATTGAGTATTCTATAGTCAATTCAGTGGACTTAAGTTGCACACAGCTCTTTGTTAAGTTTTACATGAAGTTGATAGACTAGCGTGCCTTCGGTTAAAAGACTTACAACTACAAATCTATAAAAAATGGCGAACAAACCTACCAAAAACGGGCCAGCAAACCTGAAATAAATTTACAGAAATTGCATAAGAAGcctataaaaaaacttttcagCTAGCCAATAAAAACTGACCTACAAACCTACAAAAACAGACCAACAAACCTACAAAAAAGGCCTTTACAAAAACGGGCTTACAAATGACACCAAATACCTAGCTACAAAAACCAGCCAAAAAACCTTTtaaaaaactacaaaacaacAGACCAAGACAAACGGACCACCATACAAGATTTTACACCAACTGTTTAAATCGAGGATTTGTACGTACTTGTATTTGCCCGAGGGACTTACTACTCACACTCTGATTATCGTACTTACCTACCTTTTTACTCTGAAAGCTGTTTTGGCTCTTCAACTACCGGGAACTTCAAGCCCATAATCCACTTAAGCTACGAGGGGCGTCTAAACTGCACTAGGTATAATCCAACGCTACCGGTATAGTGTAAAGCAATTTGTAactggtacaaaatacaaacgACATTCTTGGCAAGACCAATTTCCTTAAAGATAATTTCAAGGcgtctttaaccctattcagaccgggggggggcttttgaggcctgcgctaactttgatgtcccataacgccagaacggcttacgctagagccaccaaatgtgatgagttttcctaaaatattgttggcaacaattttacgaagtttgacaaattttccattttttcttgttgccatggcaaccgtttgttgacaggcagttttgccaaaaatcactatttttggttctaacaatgtatttttcacatttatttgctatattactgctattttgttacataaataaaatcttatattatttagcatatctttcaaaattacatatgcataaattatgctaattttatgacgtcatcagcccaaaatccaagatggcggaccgaatggccagatcaagaataacaagctaattatcccttaaaattcgtagctacctggtattttttcatgaaaaaccatctaaatgaatgaatttagtctatttccattgccctttgtgattatttgttgcaaaaaagtatttttaaaaattcaaggtggtggatataatatggcggagcccaactcgtatcttagatgtgcatgacgtcattttatgacgtcatattgacgtcattgatgttgctatggGCAACGCAaggcgtaacaaacattattattctgttatctgcacttgttgttacatttttgtagcataacttgaagttttctgataatacccctttttcatgggtttggccaatataattaaattgatgacgtcataattacgtcatcttacgttaacgtaacgtcaaacgtcacctacttgttagatattatgtcgacattatgtcctaaaaatttggtggccctactacacgtcgttttagagttataggacttagaagtggagggcctcaaaagccccccccccggtccagggatgaccaaaaaagcccggtctgaatagggttaaaagttTTAAAGTCTTAAAAACATTATTTGAGAGAAAGACATTTTAGGAGCAAATGTTATTTCTAATAGTATTGATAGTCTGCTAACTATTATGTTCTAGTAGCagattttcaatgttttgtttttgtccgCAACTTGCCGTTTGTAGACTTTCCTTCTGTAAGGAAACGATATCTATTCTTTATCATGTTAACGACCTGattttgaaaggaaaacaaGATCGATAATTTGTCACGTTAAACTACCAGGTGATCAAATAAAGTTGCCTACAACGTATTTTTCTCATCggtcaaatttcaagtcaaataTTCCACCACCATTGGACCTGTGGGGGTCTTGGTTACTGATCAAACACTTAAAaccgcaagaaaagaaagagaagttGCCTAATGTTACGTCCAAGTTACACGCCTACTTGAGTTCGTATCGAACCCTACTTGACTTCGACACGCAGTCGTGTTTGTGTGATTGCGTTCTTGTTTTTGTCGCGGTTTTGAACTCACTGCGCTGTTGCATTTGTCGTAtgtcgtcgtgcgattttgatgttgTAGGATTTCTAAGCAGGCTGTCGCAGAACGAACCACTGACAAGGATCCCAAACAGCATTTtttgtaccaagacagttgaactttgcaggagacgtacatttttgtccttcgAAATTCCCTAAGTTAGCGAACGTACGACGATCGCAAGACTTATGTGACGCGCCCTTAGCACTGAATTCCACCTAAATATTCTAAGAAACATTACGGATGATTATTCAAACTATTCGCTGTTGTAAAGTAGGAATTTCTCAAATGATAGTCTTTGAAAATTCTTGTGGCttgtaaaaatatatatagttgTATGTGATTTCTGAAAACTGTTAAGAATTGCCAACTAGAAACAATAGGGAAAATAGGAAGTATTGTCGAAGGCAGTTAATCCCCTAGCCCAGCAGAGAATGTAACCTTTAGAACTTGAGTACTGTCAAAACTGAtatacaacaagaaaaaacagcatAAGCCTCTAAAAAGACCAACACGTTGAGTACACTAAGGATGATAGCGGCTACGCATGGCATTTCCAAATTTTTCTCATGTGTTCCGTTGAAAAGATTTCATTCCTATCTACCTATAGCATTCTCCTCTCTTGCAAAAAAGATGTTGATACTTACTTAAACGATGAGTTTAAAGAATTTTGAGAGTATTGTTTAGACTTTTAACTGAGGATAGTCGCGTTGCATTCTCTATATATGCGTTATGTACTTCCATCACAGTCCAGCGATTTTGTAAGGAGGATATAAACGTATTCTACGGTCTCAAGATCAAGTTTGCCAGCAGATTTCATACATAGACATAAAAAAGTATTCTCTGAAAAATGATTATATAGAACAACATGTCTATCTTTATATTCTTACCTTGTAGTAGGTTCCTTTTCGGTCCGTCTAACGCCATAGCGGTACTCAAAACTCTTGGGTCCTGGGGATTCGTAGGAAATAGCTCTATTTCTATCAATGAAACTTTCACATGCACGAGTGCCGCTCAAACACTAGTAGCGTTTGCAGTACACACATTTCCTCGGACACCTTTGACGGTAAATGCCTCTTAACGTCCAACCTCAGTGACTAAATCTGCAATCACGGTAAGATTTCTACGAGTCCTGACCAAACTTTCCTCAGATCCGACGACAGCGAAGGAAAGTGACCAAAAAGTCGTCTGCAAGGCTGACCCCCGTTGGTCGCCCCTAGCAACGACTCCAATCAAACGTCGCCGCCAATGGTGTCTGGTGACACATCGCGGTTCGGGTTTAACGTTATGTGTTGCAAACTATTGTTTAGGTCCATGTACCATGAGAGGTTTAATTGACGGTTTAGAGTCAACACCAGCCCATTGTCCCTAGCGGCCTCCCACATTTCTGCAGGGGAAACATTAGGGAGAATGATACACTATTATGTTGGACCGCTAGGGGTCATAGGAGCAACGTCAAAACAAAGGCGCACTGCTTACTTTGCGGCTTAGTTTCTTGAATCTTATTACGAAACTGGGTTTACTCGGGGTCAGTATACAACCTTGAACTTTTAGGCTTTATAAAAGTTTTTATAACATTTTCAATACAATGTGATATTATCTATGTAGATCATAATTTCATTGGAGCACATACGGCATGATACTTTCTTTGCAAAGTACATGAACTGGTGATCTAGTGGTTGACTAGATGCTTATGGATTGATTGCATATAGAGTATAGAACATATAGGTCCTGCGCCAGCTATGAACGCCCCCTGACGGAATTAAAACAAAGTACAAATTTCGACAATGTGTTCAACAGTTACGAGTTTATATCTACCATTTACCAAACAATCAAAGTCAGGGCGCCAACATtgaaaactacacaaccttactgTTGCAGTCCCTAGCACAAAGTTGTAATGTCAATGAGCAATGTAATTTTAAACGGACTGGAAAAGCTAcaaaatgttgatatgtttaGGAAGGTGTTGTTTACGTAACCTACCCAATGAAATGGATACCCTTTACAAAGGGCTTCCATGTAACTAAGTATGCTCCTCAGTATTGGCAGGGGGGTTACCACgcgtatgtatatgtatggttACCTATATTCAAACGGAGTTGACCAAAGTTTGTCGCCTTGCGTTAGGACGAATACAGGTCCATTTGATGCAGTTCTATGCTAGTTTGCTAGTCGGCGCTCATTCACAGTCCTCATTCACACCTCTTTAAATCAAGTCACAAGTAACTCGATACAAACAGTTGTACAGAATATCTTTAATCACGTCAAAGTTTTAGTTCGTGAGAActtgtttgtttacatacatatatatactatattatATAGATAAAAATAACTGCTGCAAATCGAAAAGAATATTCATATCACACAAAACATATAAATCGGTCTCTAAAGTCCAACCCTGAGAAAGTGATACGAATAGAAATGAAACTAAACAAATTACAATGTCTCTGAACGAAAAACCCATGATATGTTATGCTTGCTCTCAAACTTTATGATGCAATCATATGACGTCCAAATAACTCTCTTCCATATATGTAGCCAGGAACTATTTTCATGGGTGTAATAAAGTGCTAGCCATTTTCTCTGCTATCTTGTAACATTCTTTTAAATTGTAGCCTAATCTTTCATAAGTTTCACACCAATTCACGCCCTGTCTTGCTTCCACACGAAACTGTACATTCACAAACTTAAGATACGTTTGACGTATGACTTTCAAATGCTctctgtcatggaaaaatgtcattcaaatgttttagatacaaaataaaacatttttaaagtaaGAATAAGCCGCTTGCAATAACCTTTAAAGAAATCTTAAGAATAACTTCTTCGATAAGATAAAAGCAATGTCTTAAGAAACATGTAAAATTGGCTCTAGAAAATAGAGTCTGTATTTTCCTGAGGACCACACTTCAATATTACTAAGATATTACACTAGAAGTCTATTGCCTATGATAGTCCATAAGAGTCACGGCTTCTGCTCATTCTTATCCAAACGCCGCCTATCGGAAAATGTTTGAAGTGCACTCATTTCGAATGTCAACGAAACGTGCCACGGGTGTCTGCATCACCAACCATCTTCAGAGTAAACTGTAGAAGCTGATTTCGGTCGCAGCCTCTCCCTTTCCCTCAAAGCTTCGTCCGCGGCGTTCCTTTTGAACTCGTCTTCCAACATGGACAAGAAGTTGTTCACCTTTGAGCCCACTTTCACGATTTCCTCCTTGTGAATTTCTTGCTTGGCGTCATGAGGGTTAACTCGGTCCCAAATCTTGACCACCAGCTTTTCCCGCCTGAGGATTGGAGAGGAAGGGCGGGAGGACTCGTCTCCGGAAGAGCGGTCGGACTTGACCGATTTCCGCCGCCTGTGTTTCTGTTGGCCCTCCGGTGACGTCCCCGGTCTCCTGTGCTGTGCGGGAACACGCGTGAAAACCGGCGGGCCGTGTCGAGCATGCGCCGGCGTTGCACTTTGCGTAAATCGTCGGACACTGGGAACTCTTGAAAGAGACTTACGTCTTTCGTCCGCTAGTCTCCTCTCTGAGGGCCTCCTTTCCAACGCCCTGTCTGGATTTTCTCCCTGGCCATTTTTTTCctctttatcatcatcacttGTTTTCTTGGTGTCATGTTTTAAAGCAGGCTTTGACGTAGCCGCACGGATAGTTGAGTGAACAGACGGAGTCCCGTTTCTATTTCTGTCACCTGCAAAACGCACTGACCTTGGCCTCTCCTTCCGAGTCTCATCTCTTTCCACAGGATGAtgatcgccatcttggatttcatCATCCGGGTCCTTttcgtcgccatcttggatgtcgGGAGAATCCGGCTCTCCATCAGTGCTTCCGTGTCTCCCCTTCATCTGACGTCCCATGGACTTGGGGACGCGGTTGGTTCTCTTCACGTGGCGGGAGCCCACGCGATCCCCGTACATGTACAGCGGGGTATCGGTCATGCTAGGCGTGCGGATCCTCGGAGATTCGCGGTGGTCATCCTCTGGTCTCCAACCTTCTGGACTTATTCCACTAGACTCCTATAgttaaaagaagaaagaaacaagcCTGTTTAACACACATGTGTATCAACATACCATGTATATATACTTAACATATTATCAAGACTAGGTCATTCATGTCTCACCATAAGTGTATTTAAACTTTAATGGCGGAAAATACTAGGCGAATCACGTATGTGTGTTCTAGCGCAAATTAATTACTTGGTAAACACAATAAATACTTACATGTGGACACGAGTTTGCCCATTGCTCCTAAGACctaagcaagtaaattttatggattacTGTTACAAAACATACCCCACCCCTACCCCACCCCCTTCAACATTGATTTTCACCTGATTCGATGGCGCAAAGACATACGAAATTTCGTTctagatctctctctctctctctctctctcgaacCAAAGATGTGGAATATGCACATGTTAAACGCATATCCTTTACTTAAATTACTAAATAAACAACTAGAACAAACAAGAACCAGTAGCCTATATACATAGACACAGATACTGTAGTACTGACCTGTATTTTGTTCAGGAGCATGCGCAGTAGACGTATTTCTTGGTTCACGCCGCGCAGGGCGTAGATGTGTTCCTTTTCCAAAGCACCATACCTgtcaaaaacatacaaatataaacACGAATACCACACTAAATTGTACTTTTAGGAAGGGGAGGTCGGTTTATAATGATGCAGGACATGAAAATACAGCCAGGAAGCCCCAAATCAATTAGATTTGGGACCTCATTATCTACTCACATATAGAACGGGaattcatacaaatccatcaaaactATCTTAGGAATTAAGATAATAGTTTATTGcgaattcttgcccgagggataattgcaagtaacatgaaaggaaacaaaatagcGTAtaacagtatagaatatgtctactctagtctataagctaactctaaactgtaatttggtgggttcgacttcttttcctgagacagcGGAAGACGAAGGGTCCCACCTATcctataatgtgtgggttctgttaTGTTAGGAGGAggttagttttctttttgtctgtaaacacgGGGAAATTTTGAAGGAATCTAGTGGCCTCCTTAAAAAGCACTTTTCCTTCATGACTGTAGAAGGAACAGTTTGATATAagatgtgtttcgtcttccaccatgtttgacgtgcagTATATACAAGTTGCATATAGTTGCCCACGAAGGACTtcgtgcgccagtggacgagagggtggagaaggaagtgcacacccctccttcaccttaaaaacccattGAAGTGCACGCCAGGCAGCAGGCAGACTGAGGTCGCCTTAACACCCCCCcacaccccaccccaccccaccccaccccctgtttgcctaccattgtcttcggAGACAGATAGATGCCAACCAACCAAATATTATAGAcacgaacacacaaacacagccaAAAGCATACCCCCATTGGAGGTGAACCTCCTTTCCTGAGGTAATAAGTCTATGACCGCACCTGTTATTTAACCGTGCGTTCTCGTTGTTGTTGAGTCGGTACGCCTTCTGGACCCGTAATGACGTCAGCCAGTTCCCGCGGCCTCGACTTGCTGTACCCGTCATGGCTCAGCGTCTAAACGTCCAAGGAATCAATAAGAAACTATTAGAAAAATCATACACCTTTTGATACTGGACCACaaactgaaaataaataaatgaaaataataagaaaataatgttacatacataaaaCCTATTGGTACTGGAATTAGTACAAGTCCTGCAATTTGGTTAGTTTCGCATAACCGTAAATCTCATCGATATGACTAACACACGAGTTATGTACAAGCTATGTAAAACAGGACGACAAGGTTTCACCCATTGACCCCAAATGGacccctatatatatatatatatatatatatatatactctgtgttgtcttttatttttctgtGGAAGTGCTGGGGTACGATTTTCAACATAACTTAATGTTCTTTATAAAGGCCGGGAGAGGGAGATCTGCACTATAGAACCTTATGTTAAAAGTTCTAATCAGCGCCCCCGCAAAAAATGAAAGCCAGTGCTGCTAAAGTCAGTGAAGGAGATACTCAAGCCATGGCTCCTCAGATAtggggcctccatttaacgtcccatccaagaggacgtccctaaccaaaactcattttcatctgacatgagtggagtgaggaaataggtttGAAGTATATTTCCAAAGGGCACAGCATTGGTGTctaggggtgagtaccggtacgGCGTACCgatttttctcattggaccggtccagaaaaaccggacctgaaaatattttgtgaaccggatgttggaccgattggaaaatgaactgattataagATCAGgcgttcacacgttttggggcttaccggtcgaggaaaataacaagagcgaggtggagtagagtctatagtcatttttaacaagttttacagccagtcgtacagaggcagttagtttTGTAGacttttaaaacaccagtgagagttgaatactccacaaaactgattttttttttatgtagcgaaatggaccattggagtatcgtccattcacaagtgaTCGTAATGGACCGGACCGGacatgtacctgaattttctgtaccggtaccttcTCCTATTGGTGCCTGCTACGGACAATCTAAGCTAAAACCGAGAACCCTTCTACTTCATTACAAAAACCGTCACCACAAGACCATCGTTATTCTCATGTGTGGTCAAGttttgtcaacaaaatgtacgAGACAGAATCATAAACTTTGGTGTTGACGGGAAACATAAGTCCTCAAGTAAAAACACTCTGGGCTCTTGCTTTGAAAATCGACGATACAGCTTTTATCATCAAGCAAAGTAAAAAGGGTAGTTTTTGCATTACTCCAACATTACGAACGGTTATGCCCTTGAAATATAGAAAGGCCGACGTAACTCTCTTCAGATGAGTGCTTTGAGGGTTTGTTGTGGTTAGGAAACGAACCATTTAACATGATGTTTCTCATACACAAAGGTCAAGTAGTCATAATTTTCGAACAAATATATCACCTTACAGAAAATATTACAAGTACAGTTTCGTCAAACCTTTAAACCATTtgaaatgcagaaaaaaatcctgATTGAAGCGCAAGAAATTTTGTTCTactggaaaaaaatagaaaagttAGTGATCGAAAGGTCGCTGTGACAAAGTAGATTTGGCCACTCTTgatacatttttcattttctttgagAAGTAAGTTTAAAAAATGTCACAAACGTCCTAACCTATGTATTACGTTTTGTATCAATATCCTACAAGTTTAAACGCTCTTAAAAGCGAATTTCGGACACCAGACAGGTAAAAGTATGATCATTCAAGGCACATTTTAAGTTTGTGTGGATTTCTAAACCACAAATTACAGTTATGTTTGTACCAAACAACAGTACGTCTATTTCGGaacacccctccccctcctaGTATCAAAAAAAGTTCAGACAACGATATGTATACTTACATTTTGTTTACTGTAGGGCGCTCCGGGTTAAGACAACGGTATAACAATCCTTAGCCGGCTGCTATACTCGTCCGTACTTGGAAAATCCGTACTAGTTCCCTCGTAACACATATTTCACTCGAGGAGACTTCTTGTCCTTGACGGTTTTTCAACTGCGTAGTCCAGATGTGTCTTCTTTCTTCACAAGACAAGGCAGATATTATAAAAGGTGTCGGTGTGAACTGGTTGCTAGCGGTAATATAACCCTGTTTGGTCATACTACACTGTTTATGTGGGCTCTGTTCCGTTCCGCTATGAAAATGAAAAGAGAAAGACATCTTGCCGTCATGACTCTTCCACGCTAACTATCATGACGGTTGTTATGGTAGGAAATAGGCCAGAGATCAACGGTTCAGAGACTGTTAACCATAGGAAAGAGTTGGCTTTCTTTTCGGTAGATATATTGCGGTTGTGTGCTTGGTTGCTATGGCTTTTAGCTCAATCTCTTTCGCTCAAAAATGATACACTACTAAACCACCGACTCCTTGTTTGGAAAGTTTGCTTTGTAATAAGACCCACAGGAAAGGTGGCAGTCTGTGAGACATTGAAACTGTTTTATTGAAAAAGGAAAGGGAATTTAAACCGACTCTTTTTGTGTGGAGGACGTAATGGTGGATtaaaccaacatggcggatcaAAGTGGGCATCTCTGAGGGGGTCGATATAGTTTCAATCTGTCCGATGCAGCGATTGGACAATTATTTGATACGGCCCATATACATATTAGCAAACCTCGCGAGAAGCCATtacacaaaattttgaaaattatcaTCCTTTAAAGTGTATAGAAATGTTCAATACGAATTTTTGACGCGTTTTGACTGCTAGGACCATGAATTGGCCTTCCGCATCCTTTGACGTCATTGGTGCGCACACTGTTTTCAGTGACGccgttcgaccaatgagagccGTTCATACAGGCGGTGGTTGACATGAGAGGAAACCCAGGGTGAAGTTACTACATGAACACTGACGTAAGAAAGGAGGGTATATTACATAACACATTTATCACGTGCACACGGCGTGTCCAAAGTAGAACTAGGGTCAGCACCCCTATCCGGTGCTTTTCGCGTCTCaaactaagggcacaacccgccgtacgtatacatgcaatttgtccgtacgttttttaggaggccatgtccgccacgtatttctgaaaacgttctgcaaagttttgcctgcacgtcaagttctacggcgtgtctgcgtgccccaaaatccgtcggattccctacgagttcgtacgtaGGTGGTACTTACGTATCCCAAACTATTGCCCACattggcatgtagacagcacgtatttgcacgtacggcgggttgtgcccttagcttcagCTTCatttaggtcatgttgatttgaacaTCTTCTTGGAATCTAGCCTTGGTACCGTCCTGAAAGTAGTTCTCTATGGCGTTTATtctacactatatacagtcgcttctcgctatGGCACTTATAATATTACCATATATTATATACAgtcttctcgctctgacatttatcatacactatatcaTACACAGTGGATTCTCTGAAGCGAACATAAGAGCGAACTAGGAACGTAGAAGTGAACATGGGTACGACTGCCGTCGCTTCTctctctgacatttatcattacACTAtacacagtcgcttctcgctctaacatttatcatacactatatacagtcgcttctcgctctaacatttatcatacactatatacagtcgcttctcgctctaacatttatcatacactttatacagtcgcttctctgaaGCAAAGATAAGAGCGAAccactacccggatggtacccagtctaCTTCAACTTAAAAGCCAATACGAGATAAGAACAATTGACAAAAAGGTGCTTTTATTATTAGATCTAAGTGTTCAAAAAGGttgaagaaatccctaaaatgACCATGGTATACCAAATATCTgcttcttcatttttgttcgcTCACATcatctttgaccttgaaattgacATTGGCATTAATATACTTTTTCCGATAtcattttttcaatctacagtgtatatttatctatttttcagCTGCTTGGTATGTTTCACAGTATGATCAAAAACTTATTTTGGTgcgtgcagatgtcatccatattatcaaatcaacatggccttccGTATTGAGCGTCCGTGGAAAACTAGACAATACTGCAAATCAGCTAACTACAGAGAGGTGGCGCTTTCACACGTAAACCCGTAAATGTTAATTAAGCTGATAGACACTGATACAGATTGTGTGATTCTACAAAACATGACTCTTGGCACGGACAAAAACCAGTCTTTGTCGGacgatttttttccattttgttgGACAGTTGTCATGGATTTATTCGACATTGGTTAAGATAACACACGGTAAACAAATTTGCCGTTTGACaaataaatttatca comes from Branchiostoma floridae strain S238N-H82 chromosome 19, Bfl_VNyyK, whole genome shotgun sequence and encodes:
- the LOC118407218 gene encoding uncharacterized protein LOC118407218, producing MTGTASRGRGNWLTSLRVQKAYRLNNNENARLNNRYGALEKEHIYALRGVNQEIRLLRMLLNKIQESSGISPEGWRPEDDHRESPRIRTPSMTDTPLYMYGDRVGSRHVKRTNRVPKSMGRQMKGRHGSTDGEPDSPDIQDGDEKDPDDEIQDGDHHPVERDETRKERPRSVRFAGDRNRNGTPSVHSTIRAATSKPALKHDTKKTSDDDKEEKNGQGENPDRALERRPSERRLADERRKSLSRVPSVRRFTQSATPAHARHGPPVFTRVPAQHRRPGTSPEGQQKHRRRKSVKSDRSSGDESSRPSSPILRREKLVVKIWDRVNPHDAKQEIHKEEIVKVGSKVNNFLSMLEDEFKRNAADEALRERERLRPKSASTVYSEDGW